Part of the Kryptolebias marmoratus isolate JLee-2015 linkage group LG20, ASM164957v2, whole genome shotgun sequence genome, CATcttttatcacattttgtgacGTGAGAAGCATTAACCTTGTCCTCCTGGTGGCAGAAGAAGAGATTTCAGCACACAGACAAAATTCACATCAGACAGGAGCTGGAAGAAGTGGAAGTTAttggacataaaaaaataaaaatactccaTCAAACATCAGTTATAGTGtctttattgttaaaataaaagaatatactttgcattttttccacattaaacaaaaaaactcataaaaggaGTTATAATCAAATCTGGATTCAAACTTTCCAATCCACCAACATAAACCCTGAAGCAACTCGACAgctattatatttattatattatatttattctgAAGTTCATCCtcataaaaatcaacaacacaTGAAATCACCTCAAGTCCAGAATGAAACAATATCTGTTGTCTCAGGTGAGTCAGGACTGGACTAAATGTCTTCAAACAAGAACACCATCAAATCattgctttcagttttcaacCTGTAAATTACATTATGATGTTACAAAAAACTGCATGTAAATgtataaaacaatcaaaaatattattttcttttgatgatcagctattttattagaaaatgtgACAATTTAAAGAATAACAAATATGGTTCATCTAATTTGAAGAAAAGCAATGACTGAACATTTTTGACAAGTGGTGTTCTGCAGTCataacacaaagaaacattgtttaaaaagaaaagtagtaTGTCTTTTAAAAACCGCAATCAAACTCAGTCAACCGTGACTAAATTTGATCTATTTGACTTTACAGAATTCAACGCTACTTTTTCGTGACAAAACGAACCACCAACCAATCTTAACTCCGACGTGGAGCGGCTGAGTGAACgtggtctggactctgtggaggAGAGTCATGGTTTTAGAGACTCTGTAGAAGGACAGAACACCTGCTCTGTGGTCCAGGTACACTCCGATTCTggaggaaccaggacctgagatcgaggttttattgttgttgtgcCAAAATTCAAATTGTCCACTGGGACAACATAAAGCCCAAGATTTATCATTATGTCCAAATGAACATTCATTCAACTCCCCTGCTCTGCTGATATCCTTGTATGAAACTGCTACATAAGCTTCTCCTACCCCTCTCAACTTCACCTCCCAGTAATGACGTCCAGTCAGACTCTCTCTGCCCAGAACCTGTTGCCATTCAGTGAATCTGTCTGGAtgatcagaataaaactgaGGATGATTCATCTTTGTCACCTTTCTGTTCCCCTCAGACAGTAACAGCTGTCTGTTTACTGTGTTTGGATCCAGGGTGATTTCACAGGAATATTTTAGGAATTCAGCTCTGctctctggttctggttctggttgtggCAGTGAAACCTCCGCTTCAGGGAAAGTCAGTGAGATGTTTGTCCATTCGTCCCTCAGAATGTCCTCTagtttgtctctgagctccttCACAGCTGCTGTCACGTCCTCAAAGTATCTCAGAGGTTTGGTCTTGATGCTGGATGAGTGTGGAGACTCACTGAGTGCTGACACTGAGGGGTAGTTGTGGAGAAACTGGTTGTGatcctctgtgtgtgagagctgcttcagctcagcatctctcctcttcagctcagtgatctcctgctccagcttctcctgaagcTCTTTGACTCGACTcacttcagtttcctgctgggaTCTGATCTGCTGCTTCATATCAGAGCTTCTCTTCTGGATGAGACGGATCAGCTGAGAGAAGATCTTCTCATTGTCCTCCactgttttatcagcagagTGATTGATGGCCTCCACCTCCTGTTGAAGCAGCTTcacatctttctctctgtcctgGATTCCCTGCTGGATTGTTTGTCGCCTCACCTCGagctctctctgcctctcagctctttctgctgcagctgagactgtGTCGTGGCCTTTATGTTCATCCACAGAGCAGAGATAACAGATACACTTCTGATCAGTACGACAGAACATCTTCATCACCTCATCATGACGAGAGCAGATGTTCTCCTGCAGGTTCTTGGAGGGCTCCACCAGCTTGTGTTTCTGAAATGCAGCTGAATCATAATGAGGCTGAAGGTGTTTCTCACAGTAGGAGGCCAGACAGAACAAACAGGACTTGATggctttcagttttcttccagAGCAGAAATCACAGGCCACATCTTCAGGTCCAGCATAGCAGTGATCAGCAGGAGCAGCTTGGAGTCCAgtcttcttcagctgctccactAAAGCTGCTAACATGGTGTTTTTCTTCAGGACAGGCCTCTCGGTGAAGTCCTCTCTGCACTGAGGGCAGCTGTAGATTCCTTTCCGATCCTCTCCATCCCAGTGGTCTTTAATACAGCTCATACAGTAGCTGTGTCCACAGGGAATAGCCACCGGATCCTTCAGTAGATCCAAACAGATCGAACAGGAGATGGTTTCTTGGTCCAGCTGATCTCCTTTCTGCGCCATCTCACCTGTTCTGTAACAGTGACTCTGTAAGTTTCACCTTCTTGAAAGAACATTTGAGCTCTGATGtgaagtcttttgtttttgtgcagagaGAATGTAGATTTTCAGGGTTTGCATTCATCACGTTGGTTACACCCATTTTTATCTCCAGATCTGAGGAGGAGGGAACAAGGAAATATGTGAACTATcaggttttacaaaaatgtcaaagGCGAGCAGCTAGGTGACAGACAGACGCTGGAGACAGCTgtaaaggtaagtgactttatCTACAGTGATGGGTGTTGTGTGGGTCTGGATCTGGAAAGGAGAGTCAGAGGTGAGTATATATGTTGCCAGCAGGGATGAAGTACTTTAGAATGAAGATGAGAAGCTTGTTCTTACAGTTAAGTGCAGGGAACACAGCGGGGAGTGAAGATCGGTGATACGgcggtgagtatttacaggaggAGGTTGTCACAGGTACATGGACTCCAGACGAGGCAGACAGGCTACAGCACAGATCAGATCAGGTGAGTGGCTCTCAGAACAATCCTTCAGACAGAGGTTGGCGAAGGTGGCCGAGACTCTGAGcgaacacagaagaaaaaaacattaacaggaCTCGAGTAAAGAATTTCTCTAGTGGCCAAGATGCTTTACCAACAGCAATCGATGCTCCAGCGTCAGTCTTGTCTTCTCtacagccttaagtacccagAATGCTGATAGtcctgatctgctgcagctgcagatgatTAGACTGCCGACCAATCAGGAACAGGAGtgagcaaacaggaagcaaacTCGCAGAATGCCACATGAACAGAtctgagctgctgtgtttgaagGCAGGAAGAAGAACAGGGAGATCAGACTGCAATTTCAgaaattttcataaaaaaatatttatttatttatttttcaaacagtaCAGAAAACAATATACCAAAATGTACATGCAATTACAGTCTAAAATTCTTTGCAAAAATAGCTTTCCTGATGCAACCCATTCATCTATCAAACATTCAGCATACAGACTCCAACCTCCACTTGTTGACAGAAGTCTCTGACATCAGGACACATGTCCACTGTCTTTCTGTCCTTCTGAGACGTCCCTCTGCAGCTTCTCTTCACAGAGCTGAAGGTTCTCCCTGCATGATACAGTTTCAGGTTACATCTCTAAATGCAGCAGCTGACTCTACAGAGGAAAAATGCTTCTTTGAGGACCTTCTGAGCCCAGGTCATATTTCAGTTTTGGCAGAATGAGTGGCTGAGGGTTCAACGAGGACACGAACCAACAGTGTTGAATAATAATTTTCAAATCGAAATTTGAACGTCATTTTGGAAACCATGGATGCTACGTCTTCCAAACTAAAGAGGAAATGGACCATCAGgtctgttatcagcacacaggtctaaagtctgcctctctgatggtatgggggtgcattaatgcctctgatatgggcagcttacacatctggaaatgCTCCatgaatgcagaaaagtatggaacaacatctgctcccatccagcaacAGAAGACTGTCGAACAGCCAGAATCGTCCATCAGATGAGAACGAGACAATGTTCCCCTCCGAAACCTCCAGCAGatggtctcctcagttcctaaacatctacagactgttgttaaaagaagaggagttGCTTCACAGCGAGTAAGAGCAACTCTTTCAGAAACAACATCATGCTCAATATTTGTCATCAGGTCCAAATAAATGTTCCTTGCTGCTCGCTCTGGTGATGTCCTTGTATGTGACTCGTACATAAAGTCTCCCTCTCTGCTTCACCTCCCAGTAAC contains:
- the LOC108243844 gene encoding tripartite motif-containing protein 16-like; this encodes MAQKGDQLDQETISCSICLDLLKDPVAIPCGHSYCMSCIKDHWDGEDRKGIYSCPQCREDFTERPVLKKNTMLAALVEQLKKTGLQAAPADHCYAGPEDVACDFCSGRKLKAIKSCLFCLASYCEKHLQPHYDSAAFQKHKLVEPSKNLQENICSRHDEVMKMFCRTDQKCICYLCSVDEHKGHDTVSAAAERAERQRELEVRRQTIQQGIQDREKDVKLLQQEVEAINHSADKTVEDNEKIFSQLIRLIQKRSSDMKQQIRSQQETEVSRVKELQEKLEQEITELKRRDAELKQLSHTEDHNQFLHNYPSVSALSESPHSSSIKTKPLRYFEDVTAAVKELRDKLEDILRDEWTNISLTFPEAEVSLPQPEPEPESRAEFLKYSCEITLDPNTVNRQLLLSEGNRKVTKMNHPQFYSDHPDRFTEWQQVLGRESLTGRHYWEVKLRGVGEAYVAVSYKDISRAGELNECSFGHNDKSWALCCPSGQFEFWHNNNKTSISGPGSSRIGVYLDHRAGVLSFYRVSKTMTLLHRVQTTFTQPLHVGVKIGWWFVLSRKSSVEFCKVK